GGGTCGAAGATGATGTCTTCGGGCGGGAAGCCGACTTCGTTGACGAGGATACGGTGAGCGCGTTCGCAGATGCGAATCTTCTCCTCGTAGGTTGCAGCCTGGCCCTGCTCGTCGAAGGCCATCACGACGACCGCTGCGCCGTACTTCAGCACTGTCGCGGCGTTGTGGCGAAACTTCTCTTCTCCTTCCTTGAGCGAGATCGAGTTTACGATGCCCTTGCCCTGCAGGCATTTCAACCCGGCTTCGATGACCTCCCACTTGGAGGAGTCCAGCATGAAGGGAACCTTGGCGACTTCTGGCTCGCTTGCCAGCAATTGCAGGTAGCGCGTCATCGCTGCGACCCCGTCGATCATGCCCTCGTCCATGCAGATGTCGAGGACGTTGGCGCCGCTCTCGACCTGCTGCCGGGCTATGCTAACCGCTTCTTCGTATTTACCCTCTTTGACGAGCTTGGCGAACTTCGGCGAACCGGCCACGTTGGTGCGTTCGCCGATCATGATGAAGACGCCGGGTTGCTGGGTAAACGGCTGTGATCCTGACAGGCGAAGCGGCTTGGGGTGCGTCGGCTCGGTTGCGCTCACACTCACGCGGCACGCTCGATCTGACGAGCCCACTGCCGCGGTGGCTGGCCTTCGAGCGCCTTCGCGATGGCTGCGATGTGCTCGGGCGTGTTGCCGCAGCAGCCGCCGGCGATGTTGATCAAGCCGGCTCGTGCAAAGTCGCCTAGATAACGAGCCATATCCTGCGGCCCGAGATCGAAGCCGGTCTCGGAGAGAGGATTTGGCAGACCGGCATTTGGGTAACAGGAGATCGCCACGTCAGCCTTCGTTGCCAGCTCGTCGAGGAAGGGATACATCAGATCAGGGCCGAGTGAGCAGTTCAGCCCTACGGACAAGGGCTTGACGTGCTGGACTGCGTTCCAGAATGCCTCTGTGGTCTGCGCGGAGATTAGTGTCTCGCCACCACGCCCGACTGCCGCCGAGATCATTACTGGCAGCTCCTTGTTGTTCGCGGTAAGGCCATCTTGATCGAAGACCTCGCGGATGGCGACGAGTGCCGCTTTGGCATTCAGGGAGTCGAAGATCGTTTCGACCAGCAGCAGATCGGAGCCGCCGGCGATGAGGGCACGAACCTGCTGCATGTAGGCGGCTTTTACCTGATCGAAGGTGACAACCCGAAAGCCCGCATCGTCAGCATCGGGTGAGTTGGAGAGAGACGGTCAGCGGACCGATTGCGCCTGCTACGAAGCGCTGGCGGCCGGTTTCGTTCGCTACGCGGTCTGCCCATTCGCGGCACTGGCGTGCGGACTGCTCGTTGATCTCCCAGGCGAGATTGTTAAGCATCGGATCGTCGATGATCTTCTGGTAGAACTCCGGATCCTTTCGGCCGCCGTGCTCCCGCGGATCGTCTACGAAGAATTCGCTCTGGGTGATGCTGGTCGCGCCGAAGGTGTTGGTCTCGATGATGTCAGCACCGGCTTCCAAAAATCGACGATGGATGTCGGAGATCATCTTCGGCTGCGTCAGGGAGAAGAGGTCGCCGTTGTTGAGCAGGTCCTTTGTCGAGCCCTTGAATCGCTCCCCGCGGATGTCAGCTTCCTTCATGCCGTAGGTGCGAATCGTCGTGCCCATTGCACCGTCGATGATGGCGATTCGGCTCTCGAAGATCTTTTCAAGAGGATGTTGGCTCGCTGTAGTCATTTCTATCTGATGTCCCTCACTCGTTGCGCGGTGCACTGTCGCGCCCCGTCGTAGTGCGGAGAGCCACCAAGGCTCACCGTTTGGTTTTCACACATCAACGTGAATCTTTTAGGCGAGGATCTCTGCTTGATCTTTCTGAGATCGCACGGCGTCCGGAAGCATCGGGGTAGGAATGAGAAGATCTTCCTTGCGCATGACGAGGGTTGTGGCGTTGAGGCTGGCGAGTTCGAAGCCGTGACCGTGGGTGATGGCGTCGGTGGGGCATGCTTCGACACAGTAGCCGCAGAAGATGCAGCGGTTGTAGTCGATGTTGTAGACCTTGGCGTAACGCTCCGCGGAGGAGATGCGCGTCTCTTCGGTGTTCTCGGCGGCCTCGATATAGATGCAGTTCGACGGGCAGGCGGCGGCGCAGAGGAAGCAGGCGACACACTTCTCGAGACCATTCTCGTCGCGCTGCAGCTGGTGCTTGCCGCGGAAGCGCTCCTCAAATTTGGCTCCGCGCATGGGACCTTTGCCGTCGGGATAGTTCTCGACTTCAGTCGGCTGGAAGACCTGCTTCAGCGTGATGCTCATACCTTTGGCAATGGCTGCGGCGTCGCGGACGATAGACATGCCTTGAGTATACGACGGGGGCGCGGTAGGCTGAAAGCCATGAAAAGAGCCGCTGTTTCCATACCGTTCCTGCTCGGCCTGTGCTTTGCTGGAATAAGCTTTTCAGCTGCAATCTCTCAGACTGTTCCGATGGGGGTGATGGCGGAGCATCAGCACCCTCCTGCGCAGCCTTCAACAGGATTGGTACTAACTCTGGACGGTAAGGCGACGACGTTATCTGTGGCAGATCTGTCGGCAATGCCGCAGACGACGATAACTGTCCACAACGAACATACGAAGACCGATGAGACCTACTCCGGCGTGCTGCTGGGGGCAGTGCTGGCGAAGTATGGGTTACCCGTCGACAAGACGACCCACCAGAAGATGTTGCGGAGCTACCTCGTCGCTGAGGGGATGGATAAATATTGGGTGGTTTATTCGGTCACCGAAATTGAAGGATCGGAACATAACGGCACAGTGATCGTTGCAACCAGCATGGGAGGCAAACCGTTGGGCGAGGACGGGATGTTCAAGCTGGTCGATAGCGAAGACAAAAAGCCGCAGCGGTGGGTGCGGAATCTGAGTGCGATTACAGTGAAGAGCGCGGAGTAGAGGACAGCTTTGTGATGCAACTTTTTAAGTGGCACCAAAATGTTCCAGGTTTCACACTCCTCTTTCACGCTGGCGCGTATTCTGGGTGGCAGTTTTCTGACCGCTGGAGGTCGCGATGCGAAAAAAAACACCTCGTCAGACTTTGCACTATGCCACCAAGAGCTTCGATGCAAACGCCAGGCCACTGCAATCGGGCGCCGCGGCCAACGACCAGCCAATCTTTTCGCAGCCTAAGCCTTCTCCCGACCCGATCGGTTTCAAAGATCCGGTCACCGACCAGAAATATCGAGGAATTGCCAGCGTTGAGCCCGTGCCCCAGCCGGCCGGAGGTGCGGTCGAGCCAGTCGTTACTCTGGAGCAGGTTTATGGGCAGGCAGGAGCTGGAGTCATCAAGGCGATTCAGCAGGCGAAGCAGATTGTCTTTCACTCGGTTGGGGACACCGGCAGTGTGACAGGACCGGCAACCCAGTCGCTGGTTGCCGACAAGATGGTGTCCGACTTCAGCGAAGCAAACGCGGCCGACGTTCCGTCGTTCTTCTTCCACCTGGGCGACGTCGTCTATTACTTCGGCGAAGCTACCTACTACTACGACCAGTTCTTCGAGCCTTACCGCGACTATCCCACACCCATCTTTGCGATCGCGGGGAATCATGATGGGGTGGTGTACCCGAAGGATCCGTCGCCTACGCTGGACGCCTTCCTGCGCAACTTCTGCTCGCCTACTGCAGCTCAATCGCCGGACTCCGGGAACCTGTTGCGCACCACGATGATCCAGCCCGGGGTGTACTTCACGCTGGAGGCTCCCTTCGTTCGAATCCTCGGCCTTTACAGCAATGTGCTGGAAGATCCCGGCGTTATCTCCGGCGAAAACGGGAACAACACTGCGCTCGACAACCGACAGATTGCATTTTTAACGGCGGCGCTTAAGCGAGTGAAGACTGAAAAATTTGCCGGCGCAGTGATCATCGCAGTGCATCATCCTCCGTTCACTGGAGGCGTGGAGCACGGAGGTAGTCCCCTGATGCTGGTGGATATTGACGCAGCCTGCACAGCGGCGGGAGTGTGGCCGCATGCGGTCTTCTCCGGCCATGCGCACAACTACCAGCGTTACACGCGCACAGTCAACAAACTCCAGATACCGTTTATCGTCGCAGGTTGCGGAGGGCACAATCCGCTTTCGGCGATGCGGGGCACCTTCCGAACACCTTTCAAGATCGACAACACTTTGACTCTCGAGAGCTACGATGCGACCGACTTCGGATACCTTCGTGTGATCGTGAATGCGACGACGATGACCGTGGAGTATCATCCGCAGAGCGACGGGGGCACCACCAAGACGCCCAATGATCAAGTGACGATTGCACTTGCAACACAAACCATAAGCTGAGTGGTTCGCGGGGAAACTTACCGGTCTCACTCGATGCCGAGCTTCTTCCAGATAGCATCGACTTTGGTCTTTACTTCCGCGTCCATTGTGAGCATCGGCGGCCACGGGCGATTGAAGCCTTCGGCGGCCCACTTGCGCGTAGCATCGATGCCCATCTTGCTGCCGAAGTTCGGTAGGCGGCTGGCGTGGTCGAGCGAGTCGACGGGACCAAGGGTGAACTGGATGTCGCGTTCGGGATCAATGTTGTTGGTTGTGCGGAGGGTGACCTCGGCGAGGTCCTGCACGTCGCAGTCTTCATCGACGACGATGATGCACTTGGTGAACATCGCCTGGCCCATGGCCCAGATGCCGTTCATGATCTTCCTTGCATGGCCGGCATAGGATTTTTTGATCGAGACAATCATGAGGTTGTGGAAGACACCCTCGGCGGGAAGATTGACGTCGACGATCTCCGGCAATGTCAGTTGCATGAGCGGGAGAAAGATGCGCTCGACGGCCTTGCCCATCCAGGCGTCCTCCATGGGCGGCTTGCCAACGATCGTGGCTGCGTAGATGGGATCTTTGCGATGGGTGATGCAGGTGATGTGGAAGACGGGGTACTCGTCCTGCATGGTGTAGAAGCCAGTGTGGTCGCCGAAAGGGCCTTCGGTGCGGAGTTCGCCTAATTCGACATAGCCTTCGAGGATGTACTCGGCGTTGGCTGGCACTTCAAGGTCCACGGTCTCGGCCTTGACGAGTTCGAGCGGCTTCTGGCGGAGGAAGCCGGCGATGAGGTACTCCTCGACGTCGGGTGGGGCGGGCACGATGGCACTGAAGGTCGTGGCGGGGTCGGTGCCGATGGCTACGGCGACCTCCATTCGGTCTTCGCGAATCCTGGTGACGGTCGTGGTGGTGAGGGTGTCGAGGGAGGATGCGGCGGCGGTTCCGCCGGCGGTGATCGCCATCAGGTCGACGCGGGCGGCGGAGTCGGGAGAGGCCTCCCGAAGGCGCTCGCGCATGTGTTCGGCGGCGACTTTCTGGCGCTGCCAGTGCATGCCCGTGGTCTTGCCGTCGTATACCTGCATGCGGTACATACCTACGTTGCGCTTGCCGGATTTGGGGTCGCGCGTAATGACGCAAGGGAGGGTGATGAACGGGCCGCCATCCTGCGGCCACGTCTTTAGGATCGGCAGTTCGAGGAGATTAACGTCATCGCCACGATGGATGACTTGTTTACACGGAGCGTCTTTGGCGGAGACTACCTTGGGGAAGAAGCTGCCGACTTCGGCCAGCGTCGGCAGGAGCTTGAGCTTGTCCATGAAGTTGGTCGGCATCTGCGGCTTGATGAGGGTGCGGATGCGGTCGGCGATAGCGTCGAGCGAGTCGGTCTCGAGCGCAAGCCTCATGCGGCGTTCGCTGCCGAACTGATTCATCAGAACACGTGCGCCGGGATAGCCTTCTACGTTTTCGAAGAGGAGCGCGGGGCCGCCCGCCTTGGCTGTGCCTCGACCTAGTTTGGCGGTGCGGTCGGCGATCTCTGCCATCTCGAGATCGGGAGAGACCTCGATTGTGATGCGCTTCAGTTCTCCGGCCTTCTCAAGCTGCTTAATCCATTCGCGTAGATCGTTGTAGGCCAATTCCCTCTCCTGGCTCATGCCGGTGCGGTGAAGCAGGTATCCCCACTCCCCCGAAAAGTATGCAAAGTCTTCGATCCAAATGGCTTAGATGTATACTCCAAGTGGACTGAACTCTTGTCTCTCCTTCAGTTTAGCTGCTGCAAGGGGTTGGTTGTGTCAAGTCCCGTGGATTGCATTTCAGAGGATGATGATTTCCTGCATCGTTTTCAGGAACTCTGCCGGCATGGACGGACGCTGAACTATGGTGGGACGGCGTTGCTGGAACATAAACAGGTTGGAGGTGTCTAACAGAGTACGGCCGTATTCCTCGCTGGATGCGCACCTTGGATCCGAACGCTGGAGGGTGCTTCTATGTTTGAGGAAAGTCTTGTGGAGTCGCGTGCAGGAGAAGTCTCGGCGAGCAAGCGGTGGACGACGGCAGCGTCGATCAGCTTGCAGTTTGCCGTTGTCGGCTTAGTGATCGCTTTGCCCTTGATGCATCCGGAGGTGCTGCCGTTTTCTGTGGAAGCTCCGAAGATGCTGCTGCCGTTGCTGCCGAAGCCGCCTGCGCCTCCGTTGCGGGTGCAGCGGGTTACGGAGGCCGCTACGAGTTTTGCAACGGCGGCTCCGCCTCAGCCGGCGATCCTTCCGGCGCGGCTCCCGGGCAGAGGGGTTAGGGCGGTGGAAGAGCCTTCGCTCCTCGATCCCGGCAGCATGGGGATGCCCTATGGGTTGCCGATTGGGCTTAGCGTGAGAGAGTATGGGCCGCATCCGGGTGTGTCTGTGGGGCCGGGAGTGGGTTCGGAGGGAGCTCTGCATAAGACGATTAATGTCTCGACAGGGGTCTCGCAGGGATTGTTGATTGCGCCGATTCGTCCGGTGTATCCGGCGATTGCCAGGGCTGCTCATGTGGAGGGAACGGTGGTCGTGGAGGCGGTGATCTCGCGAGGCGGAACCATCGAGAGCCTGCACGTACTCAGCGGACCGGTGATGCTGCAAAGCGCAGCGATGGATGCCATACGAGCGGCGCGATACCGGCCTTACCGGTTGAACGGGGAGGCTGTGGATGTTCAGACGACGATTACGGTCAATTTTCGGATGGGGGTCTGAAGCAACCGGGTCCTGCCGGACGGGCGCCCTACGCGGGCAGCGGTCACTTCGTGACGGGTGTACCTTGTCCTGCAACGATGAGCGGCATGGCCCTCCCGTTGGTCGGGATACTGTCGGATACTGCCCTCGACTTACATGGAGGGGACGGCGGATTTGGAGTCAGCCGGAAGAATCTCCTGGACGACATCGGCGCTTGGCGCCTCGGTGACGTAATCGACCAACGGGAAGCCTGCTTCTTTCCAGCCATCGAAGCCGCCGCGGAGAGGGCGAACTCGATAGACACCCATCTTGTGCAACTGCAAGGCAAGCTTGGCGCTGGTCTCTTCGCTGGGGCAGGTGCAGTAGAGGATGACATCGCGGTCGCGGGGAATAATCTCGCTGTGCGCTTTGAGTTCATTCGGGCCGATACGAAGTGCGCCGGGAAGCACGCGCGGATCGGGAAGATAGTCGAGGGGATGGCGCAGGTCAACGATGAAGGGAGGTGTATTCCCGCTGGCTTCGGCTGCGTCGAGCATCGCCTTCAGCTCGGTTGGCTCGAGACGCAGTTCGCGAACCTGCTGGAGGAACTTGCGTTGTTTCCAAATGCGGTGAGCGAGGAAGCCGAGGACCATCAGGGCGAAGATGAAGAAGGCAAAGTGACCGAGCCAGTGAAGGAAGGGCGCGCTCTTCTTGGCGACATCGCCGAAGAATCGGCCAGCGAGGATGAAGGTCTCTCCCCAGATGAAAGAGCCAGCGAGATCCCACATGAGGAACTTGGGATAGGGCATGCCGGTCTGGCCGGCGATGGGAGCGGCGACGGTGCTGAGCCCGGGGACAAACTTCGCGAAGAGCAGAGTGACCGGACCGCGGCGGGTGAAGTAACCCTCTGTCTTACTGACGCAGGTGGAGGCTTCAAACGACAGCCGGCAAAGCAGTTTCAGAACGCTGTTGCCAAAGCGCCGACCGAGCGCGAACCAGATGGTGTCCGCGATGAGGCAGGCAAACAGGACCGCGATGACGACATAGAGGTGGCTGACGGTGTGAGTCGCACTGAGAGTGCCCGCAGTGAGCAAGACAGGGATGCTTGGAATGGGAATTCCGACCTGCTCCACCAATACCCAAAGGAAGACGATCAGGTAGGCGTAATGGACGAAGAATGCGAGTGCGATCGGCATAAAGGTGTACTTCTTACAGATGATTGGAGCTGGCGGTTGGATGCGAACCCAACTGACATTAACATACACAGCCCGGACGCTTCGCGCGACCGGGCTGTTTCGTTGAAGCGTAAAAGCCAGGATTCGAACTACCGCCCGGCTACTACCCCTCGATTATTTTTCAAGGGATTATTTTTCAAGGATCAAAGGCATCTCGACCAGATGCTGGCCGATGAACCAGGACTGCAGTTCGTTGGGACGGAGGATATCGCTGACGACCAGATCGTTGGTGCCCTGGTCGCCCGCCTTATCGGCTAGATCTGAGATGTCCAGGCAGCTTTGAATGATGACCTTATGGGCTTCAAGGAGGCGGGAGATCTGCACCGGAACCTCTTCTCTGCCGCGCGGCGGTCGCTGGATGCGGGTGATCTCCGCAACGTCGCCGCCCATGGCGATGGTGACGCCGCCGAGAAGCTGAACTCGCTCGGCGATGGTGTCGACCATCTCGACCTGCTCGTCGAAGTGCTTGTCGAAGAGGAGATGAAGCTGGTAGAAGGTCGGACCGGTCACCTGCCAGTGATGCTTCTTGTACATGTCGCGCAATACGATCGAGTCGGCGAGAAGCTGATTGAGCTGGGCGACCATATCGGCCCGGACCTTCGCGCTCAACGGGTGAGGCATATCCTGGACCACGGAGCCGTACTTCTGAATCTCCTTCGCGTGTGCGTGCCAGTGCGGCGCTACGTTCGCGTCGCTCGAACTTGCTTTCTTAATTGCAACTGCCATCATCCACCTCGTAAAAATTGGCTTTCAGTTGTCAGATGCCGCAGAGAACGAGTCGGTTTCCCTCGATTATTTGACCTCTACCTCCGGCGTCACCGACATGCCTGGACGCAGGGCATAGTCGCCGT
This Tunturibacter gelidoferens DNA region includes the following protein-coding sequences:
- a CDS encoding Dps family protein, translated to MMAVAIKKASSSDANVAPHWHAHAKEIQKYGSVVQDMPHPLSAKVRADMVAQLNQLLADSIVLRDMYKKHHWQVTGPTFYQLHLLFDKHFDEQVEMVDTIAERVQLLGGVTIAMGGDVAEITRIQRPPRGREEVPVQISRLLEAHKVIIQSCLDISDLADKAGDQGTNDLVVSDILRPNELQSWFIGQHLVEMPLILEK
- a CDS encoding metallophosphoesterase family protein — encoded protein: MRKKTPRQTLHYATKSFDANARPLQSGAAANDQPIFSQPKPSPDPIGFKDPVTDQKYRGIASVEPVPQPAGGAVEPVVTLEQVYGQAGAGVIKAIQQAKQIVFHSVGDTGSVTGPATQSLVADKMVSDFSEANAADVPSFFFHLGDVVYYFGEATYYYDQFFEPYRDYPTPIFAIAGNHDGVVYPKDPSPTLDAFLRNFCSPTAAQSPDSGNLLRTTMIQPGVYFTLEAPFVRILGLYSNVLEDPGVISGENGNNTALDNRQIAFLTAALKRVKTEKFAGAVIIAVHHPPFTGGVEHGGSPLMLVDIDAACTAAGVWPHAVFSGHAHNYQRYTRTVNKLQIPFIVAGCGGHNPLSAMRGTFRTPFKIDNTLTLESYDATDFGYLRVIVNATTMTVEYHPQSDGGTTKTPNDQVTIALATQTIS
- a CDS encoding energy transducer TonB, whose protein sequence is MFEESLVESRAGEVSASKRWTTAASISLQFAVVGLVIALPLMHPEVLPFSVEAPKMLLPLLPKPPAPPLRVQRVTEAATSFATAAPPQPAILPARLPGRGVRAVEEPSLLDPGSMGMPYGLPIGLSVREYGPHPGVSVGPGVGSEGALHKTINVSTGVSQGLLIAPIRPVYPAIARAAHVEGTVVVEAVISRGGTIESLHVLSGPVMLQSAAMDAIRAARYRPYRLNGEAVDVQTTITVNFRMGV
- a CDS encoding UbiD family decarboxylase; this translates as MAYNDLREWIKQLEKAGELKRITIEVSPDLEMAEIADRTAKLGRGTAKAGGPALLFENVEGYPGARVLMNQFGSERRMRLALETDSLDAIADRIRTLIKPQMPTNFMDKLKLLPTLAEVGSFFPKVVSAKDAPCKQVIHRGDDVNLLELPILKTWPQDGGPFITLPCVITRDPKSGKRNVGMYRMQVYDGKTTGMHWQRQKVAAEHMRERLREASPDSAARVDLMAITAGGTAAASSLDTLTTTTVTRIREDRMEVAVAIGTDPATTFSAIVPAPPDVEEYLIAGFLRQKPLELVKAETVDLEVPANAEYILEGYVELGELRTEGPFGDHTGFYTMQDEYPVFHITCITHRKDPIYAATIVGKPPMEDAWMGKAVERIFLPLMQLTLPEIVDVNLPAEGVFHNLMIVSIKKSYAGHARKIMNGIWAMGQAMFTKCIIVVDEDCDVQDLAEVTLRTTNNIDPERDIQFTLGPVDSLDHASRLPNFGSKMGIDATRKWAAEGFNRPWPPMLTMDAEVKTKVDAIWKKLGIE
- a CDS encoding homocysteine S-methyltransferase family protein, which encodes MTTASQHPLEKIFESRIAIIDGAMGTTIRTYGMKEADIRGERFKGSTKDLLNNGDLFSLTQPKMISDIHRRFLEAGADIIETNTFGATSITQSEFFVDDPREHGGRKDPEFYQKIIDDPMLNNLAWEINEQSARQCREWADRVANETGRQRFVAGAIGPLTVSLQLTRC
- the nuoI gene encoding NADH-quinone oxidoreductase subunit NuoI, which encodes MSIVRDAAAIAKGMSITLKQVFQPTEVENYPDGKGPMRGAKFEERFRGKHQLQRDENGLEKCVACFLCAAACPSNCIYIEAAENTEETRISSAERYAKVYNIDYNRCIFCGYCVEACPTDAITHGHGFELASLNATTLVMRKEDLLIPTPMLPDAVRSQKDQAEILA
- a CDS encoding homocysteine S-methyltransferase family protein, producing MQQVRALIAGGSDLLLVETIFDSLNAKAALVAIREVFDQDGLTANNKELPVMISAAVGRGGETLISAQTTEAFWNAVQHVKPLSVGLNCSLGPDLMYPFLDELATKADVAISCYPNAGLPNPLSETGFDLGPQDMARYLGDFARAGLINIAGGCCGNTPEHIAAIAKALEGQPPRQWARQIERAA
- a CDS encoding VTT domain-containing protein — its product is MPIALAFFVHYAYLIVFLWVLVEQVGIPIPSIPVLLTAGTLSATHTVSHLYVVIAVLFACLIADTIWFALGRRFGNSVLKLLCRLSFEASTCVSKTEGYFTRRGPVTLLFAKFVPGLSTVAAPIAGQTGMPYPKFLMWDLAGSFIWGETFILAGRFFGDVAKKSAPFLHWLGHFAFFIFALMVLGFLAHRIWKQRKFLQQVRELRLEPTELKAMLDAAEASGNTPPFIVDLRHPLDYLPDPRVLPGALRIGPNELKAHSEIIPRDRDVILYCTCPSEETSAKLALQLHKMGVYRVRPLRGGFDGWKEAGFPLVDYVTEAPSADVVQEILPADSKSAVPSM